A genomic region of Catalinimonas niigatensis contains the following coding sequences:
- a CDS encoding MCP four helix bundle domain-containing protein — translation MKSLYNIKHHLKIALGLTVVLICIILTSLVEKENLNTLDQSFSSIYADRLIPATDIFYISDHLYEKRLKVQSLLLSVESETQASDVQDLKRQNKAVDSLLAKYRETYLVENESTCLEDLTQKWEAYKSHEENVLNLAMNSQKTEAYDLFKTRGNDIFRVIITDLHKLTSIQSKVGTDLMNTSKSSIASTHLMFVLQVGVVIIIALIVNAILLTSKVIRRSDQNFHLN, via the coding sequence ATGAAAAGCTTATATAACATTAAGCATCACCTTAAGATAGCCCTTGGCTTAACGGTGGTCTTAATTTGCATTATACTTACCAGCTTGGTGGAAAAAGAGAACCTCAACACCTTGGATCAGAGTTTTTCATCCATCTATGCAGACCGTTTGATTCCCGCTACGGATATATTTTATATCAGTGATCACCTGTACGAAAAAAGATTGAAGGTGCAGTCACTTTTACTCTCTGTAGAAAGTGAAACTCAAGCCAGTGATGTGCAGGATCTGAAAAGGCAGAACAAAGCAGTAGATTCTCTTCTGGCAAAATATCGGGAGACTTATCTGGTAGAAAACGAATCTACTTGTCTGGAAGATCTTACCCAGAAGTGGGAGGCTTATAAATCGCATGAAGAAAACGTGTTGAACTTAGCTATGAATTCTCAAAAAACAGAAGCATACGATCTGTTCAAAACCAGGGGAAACGATATTTTTAGGGTGATCATTACTGACTTGCACAAGTTGACTAGTATTCAGTCAAAAGTAGGAACTGATCTTATGAATACTTCTAAATCCAGTATTGCGAGTACCCATTTAATGTTTGTTTTACAAGTTGGTGTGGTAATTATCATTGCGCTGATTGTAAACGCGATTCTCTTAACTTCAAAGGTGATTCGGAGATCAGACCAGAATTTTCACCTCAATTAA
- a CDS encoding helix-turn-helix transcriptional regulator, which produces MKNSIKVERAKHNLTQTELADKVNVSRQTIHSIEVGKFVPSTALALKMACVFQTTVEAVFSLEERDWV; this is translated from the coding sequence ATGAAAAATTCTATCAAAGTGGAGCGGGCAAAACATAACCTTACTCAGACTGAACTAGCAGATAAAGTCAATGTGTCTAGGCAAACCATTCACTCTATAGAAGTTGGAAAGTTTGTGCCTTCTACAGCTTTGGCTTTGAAAATGGCCTGTGTGTTTCAAACTACTGTTGAAGCGGTCTTTAGCCTGGAAGAGCGAGATTGGGTGTAA
- a CDS encoding assimilatory sulfite reductase (NADPH) flavoprotein subunit: protein MMDLKKGLSRGPFSDEQAEQLSKAMSGLDAGQLQWLSGYFTGVLQEGNFLTETQISAATQTETKAEKIVLRILFGSHTGNCEELAQELQVRAKERGIDVEVSDMASFKPRDLKKISHLAVLVSTHGIGEPPVMAEEFYNFLHGKKAPDLSHMQFSVLALGDTSYAHFCQTGKDIDQVLEKLGATRISDRVDCDVDFEEDAEKWMHALLSKLEQNAKPQQSTSVQLSSNGSAKTAKSKYNRKHPFEATVLEKINLNGRGSSKETIHLELDLEGSGLQYEPGDALGIYGANSPALVEEVLKALELSANDAVESHAGEKSLGEALTFDYELTPLTSVTMQRFAEATECKWLLDILEDNMKVMEYVQGRDLLDLLKEVPCKLSANELLSILRKNSPRMYSIASSQQAVEDEVHLLISVVRYEAHGRWKEGLCSSTLADRLGMDDKVKVFVDKNTRFRLPSDQDTPIIMVGPGTGIAPFRAFMQQREIMESEGESWLFFGERNFTTDFLYQTEWQQYLKEGILSRMDVAFSRDQQDKQYVQHKMLDQGKALFDWLERGAHFYVCGDAQRMAKDVDNTLKQIVQKYGGLTSEKADEYVKYMQVTNRYQTDIY, encoded by the coding sequence ATGATGGATTTAAAAAAAGGGCTTTCCAGAGGTCCATTTTCTGACGAACAGGCAGAGCAGTTGAGTAAAGCAATGTCAGGTTTAGATGCCGGGCAACTGCAATGGCTCAGCGGATATTTTACAGGCGTTCTTCAGGAAGGGAATTTTTTAACTGAAACGCAAATTTCAGCAGCAACACAAACTGAGACTAAGGCTGAAAAGATAGTATTAAGAATTTTGTTTGGCAGCCATACCGGAAATTGTGAAGAGTTGGCGCAGGAATTACAAGTGAGGGCTAAGGAGCGTGGAATTGATGTGGAAGTCTCCGATATGGCTTCTTTCAAACCCAGGGACCTGAAAAAAATCAGCCATCTGGCCGTGCTGGTCAGTACGCATGGTATCGGTGAACCTCCGGTGATGGCAGAAGAGTTCTACAACTTCCTGCATGGCAAAAAAGCTCCTGATTTATCACATATGCAGTTTTCGGTGCTGGCGCTGGGCGATACCAGTTATGCGCATTTTTGCCAGACCGGCAAAGACATAGACCAGGTGCTGGAAAAACTGGGAGCAACAAGAATCAGCGACAGGGTAGACTGTGATGTGGATTTTGAGGAAGATGCGGAAAAATGGATGCATGCTTTGCTCTCCAAACTGGAACAAAATGCTAAGCCTCAGCAAAGCACTAGCGTACAATTAAGTAGCAATGGGAGTGCAAAAACTGCCAAGAGTAAATACAATCGTAAGCATCCTTTTGAGGCGACTGTGCTGGAAAAAATCAACCTCAATGGAAGAGGTTCATCCAAAGAAACCATCCATCTGGAATTGGATCTGGAAGGCTCCGGGTTACAATATGAGCCGGGAGATGCTTTAGGAATTTATGGTGCCAATTCACCCGCACTGGTTGAAGAGGTTTTGAAAGCCCTTGAGCTTTCTGCCAATGATGCTGTTGAAAGTCATGCTGGTGAAAAATCTCTCGGTGAAGCGCTTACATTTGACTATGAACTTACTCCGCTTACCAGTGTGACGATGCAACGCTTCGCAGAGGCTACTGAATGTAAGTGGCTGCTCGATATACTGGAAGATAATATGAAGGTCATGGAGTATGTACAGGGTAGAGATTTACTTGATCTCTTAAAAGAAGTACCCTGTAAACTCAGCGCAAACGAATTACTTTCTATCCTGAGAAAAAATAGTCCGAGAATGTATTCTATCGCCTCCTCCCAGCAGGCAGTGGAAGATGAGGTACATCTGCTCATATCCGTAGTCCGCTATGAGGCACATGGACGGTGGAAAGAAGGCTTGTGCTCTTCTACACTGGCCGATAGGTTAGGGATGGATGATAAAGTAAAAGTGTTTGTAGATAAAAATACCAGATTTAGGCTTCCATCCGACCAGGATACACCTATTATCATGGTAGGACCTGGTACGGGAATAGCGCCTTTCCGGGCTTTTATGCAGCAGAGAGAAATCATGGAAAGTGAGGGTGAGTCCTGGTTATTCTTTGGTGAGCGTAATTTCACCACCGACTTCTTATACCAAACGGAATGGCAGCAGTACCTTAAGGAGGGTATTCTTTCCCGTATGGATGTAGCTTTTTCACGTGATCAGCAGGATAAGCAATATGTACAGCATAAAATGCTGGATCAAGGTAAAGCACTTTTTGATTGGCTGGAGAGAGGAGCACATTTTTATGTATGCGGAGACGCACAGCGAATGGCCAAGGATGTAGACAATACCTTAAAGCAGATTGTACAAAAATACGGAGGACTCACCTCTGAGAAAGCGGATGAGTATGTTAAGTATATGCAGGTGACTAACCGCTACCAAACCGATATTTACTAG
- the cysI gene encoding assimilatory sulfite reductase (NADPH) hemoprotein subunit has translation MSDEQLVKEKLSKDEQLKKDSNYLRGTLAESLKDPLTGAIDPNDGKLIKFHGSYQQHDRDLESERKRQKLELLYQFMVRVRAPGGITQPNQWVALDEISSQYADGTIKLTTRQSFQFHGILKRNLKTSLKRINEILMTTLATCGDVNRNVMCTPNPYQSGVHEEVYDFAKVLSEHLLPKTMAYHEIWLDGTPLGGTHDVEPLYQDRYLPRKFKIAIAIPPRNDIDVFANDLGFIAIEENGKLKGFNVCVGGGLGNTLGDDSTYPRLADVIGFVTTDKVVEVAETVIAIQRDYGNREERKNARLKYTLDRMGLEWFVNELHERLGWELENSRAYHFSTNGDQYGWLKGSNGKWFYTLFVENGRVKDEDDYQMKKALREVAEMLDGDFRLTGNQNLIIANVLQKDKRKIESILSKNGVLNNPKLTGLRKNSMACVALNTCGLAFAESERYLPSLISKMDEIMRKNDLENNEINIRMTGCPNGCARSYLGEIGFVGRAIGRYNLYLGASHNGDRLNVLYKEMLSEEEILDTLAPMIAAYAREREEGEHFGDFVIRKGLIEHTKRPMQIMR, from the coding sequence ATGAGTGACGAACAATTGGTGAAGGAGAAATTATCCAAAGATGAGCAACTTAAAAAAGATAGTAATTATTTAAGAGGGACACTTGCTGAGAGCTTGAAAGATCCGTTGACCGGTGCCATTGATCCTAATGACGGAAAGCTGATCAAGTTTCATGGCTCATATCAACAGCATGACCGCGATCTGGAAAGTGAACGAAAAAGGCAAAAGCTGGAGCTACTTTATCAATTTATGGTTAGGGTAAGGGCTCCTGGTGGAATTACCCAGCCTAACCAGTGGGTGGCATTGGATGAGATTTCTAGTCAATATGCGGATGGAACCATCAAGCTTACCACCCGTCAGTCTTTTCAGTTTCACGGTATTCTTAAGCGAAACCTTAAGACAAGTCTGAAAAGAATCAATGAGATACTGATGACCACACTGGCGACTTGCGGAGATGTGAACAGGAATGTTATGTGTACGCCTAATCCTTATCAGTCGGGAGTACATGAAGAAGTATATGATTTTGCCAAAGTACTAAGTGAACATCTTTTGCCCAAAACCATGGCTTATCATGAAATCTGGCTGGATGGCACTCCGCTGGGCGGCACTCATGATGTAGAACCTTTGTATCAAGATCGTTACCTGCCCAGAAAATTCAAGATAGCCATCGCCATTCCTCCCCGCAATGACATAGATGTTTTTGCCAATGATCTGGGTTTTATTGCCATTGAGGAAAATGGAAAGTTGAAAGGCTTTAATGTATGTGTAGGAGGGGGATTGGGTAATACCTTGGGAGATGATTCAACCTATCCGCGCCTGGCTGATGTCATTGGTTTTGTTACCACTGACAAAGTGGTTGAAGTAGCCGAAACCGTCATTGCCATCCAGAGAGATTATGGTAATCGGGAAGAGCGGAAAAACGCACGACTGAAATATACGCTAGACCGCATGGGCTTGGAATGGTTTGTCAATGAATTGCATGAGCGCCTGGGCTGGGAGTTGGAGAACTCTCGTGCGTATCACTTTAGCACCAATGGAGATCAGTATGGCTGGCTGAAGGGTAGTAATGGCAAATGGTTTTATACCCTTTTTGTAGAAAACGGCCGGGTGAAAGATGAGGATGACTATCAGATGAAGAAAGCACTTCGGGAAGTGGCAGAAATGCTGGATGGAGATTTCAGGCTTACCGGTAATCAAAACCTGATCATTGCCAATGTACTACAGAAGGATAAGAGGAAGATTGAAAGTATTCTCTCCAAAAATGGTGTACTCAACAATCCTAAGCTGACAGGTTTACGAAAAAATTCTATGGCTTGTGTGGCATTGAATACCTGCGGACTTGCATTTGCTGAGTCAGAACGCTATTTGCCATCACTGATCAGCAAAATGGATGAGATTATGCGTAAAAATGACTTGGAAAACAATGAGATCAATATCCGTATGACAGGTTGTCCCAATGGATGTGCCCGGTCTTATCTGGGTGAGATTGGTTTTGTCGGCAGAGCTATCGGTAGATACAATTTATATCTGGGCGCCAGCCATAACGGAGACCGTCTGAATGTACTTTATAAAGAAATGCTATCCGAAGAAGAGATTTTGGATACGCTGGCTCCAATGATTGCAGCCTATGCCAGGGAAAGAGAAGAAGGCGAGCACTTTGGAGATTTTGTGATCCGTAAAGGACTCATTGAACATACTAAAAGACCTATGCAAATCATGAGATAA